In Myxococcales bacterium, one genomic interval encodes:
- a CDS encoding TetR/AcrR family transcriptional regulator produces MAATKRPALAAVNGLAKSVASDVAKRLSEGVKQIAKASSARASRASRTRLDVDERRAQLLAVGMEVFGAQDYDAVSIDEIARRLGISKGLLYHYFPTKKDFFAASVEAAAEQLLERTQIDERLPPPERLRQGLTAYLRFVEGYRATFVALMRGRSGGSIAKILERTRQRLLDRIVTSLPFPEEQRADPRVVLALRGWIGFVEALSLEWAAREPHTVSLEEPLSLAMETFVTCIACVARGWKLPVDAEALRRTLLGLDASSA; encoded by the coding sequence GTGGCGGCGACCAAGCGCCCGGCGCTCGCCGCCGTCAACGGCCTGGCCAAGAGCGTCGCGAGCGACGTCGCCAAGCGCCTCAGCGAGGGCGTCAAGCAAATCGCGAAGGCCTCGAGCGCGCGCGCGTCACGCGCGTCACGCACTCGCCTCGACGTCGACGAGCGCCGCGCCCAGCTGCTCGCGGTCGGCATGGAGGTGTTCGGGGCGCAGGACTACGACGCGGTGTCGATCGACGAGATCGCGCGTCGCCTCGGCATATCGAAGGGCCTGCTCTACCACTACTTTCCTACCAAGAAGGACTTCTTCGCGGCCAGCGTCGAGGCCGCGGCCGAGCAGCTCCTCGAGCGCACCCAGATCGACGAACGCTTGCCGCCGCCCGAGCGCCTCCGCCAGGGCCTCACCGCGTACCTGCGCTTCGTCGAGGGCTACCGCGCCACGTTCGTCGCCCTCATGCGCGGGCGCAGCGGCGGCAGCATCGCCAAGATCCTCGAGCGCACGAGGCAGCGCCTGCTCGATCGCATCGTGACCAGCCTTCCGTTCCCCGAGGAGCAAAGAGCAGATCCGCGAGTCGTGCTCGCGCTCCGCGGGTGGATCGGGTTCGTCGAGGCGCTCAGCCTCGAGTGGGCCGCGCGCGAGCCCCACACGGTCTCGCTCGAGGAGCCGCTCTCGCTCGCCATGGAGACCTTCGTCACCTGCATCGCGTGTGTGGCCCGCGGCTGGAAGCTCCCGGTCGACGCCGAGGCGCTCCGGCGCACTCTGCTCGGGCTCGACGCCTCCAGCGCGTAG